The Paenibacillus dendritiformis region CAATCTTATTTAATGTATCAAGAACATTTTTTAACTCTGTTAAGCTTACTTTCGAGTAATATTTTTCCACAAGAATGTCGTCAATTTTTTTAAGAAGCTGATGAAACTCTTGCCCCCTATCCCCAAGATAAATAAAGTTCTCTCTACGGTTTATTGAATTCTCTTGACGATATATCATTTTCATTTCTTCAAGCTTTGAAATTACTTGGCTAACCGCACTTTTTGAAATATCAAAATGATTTGCAATATCTTTCGCAATTACCGGCTCATTACGAATGATATAAAACATGATAAGTTCTTGTTGAGGAGTTAAGTGAAAGTTGTCTAATTCCCCAACCTCTTTGGTTTCTTGTAAAACTAACAACTTGAACTGCTCAAATTTTTGATTAATTTTGTCTATAATTATTGAATAATCATGCACAGATTTATCATCCCTGATTCATTTTATAGGTTTATAGTTAAGTTAAGTTTACTTAACTATTATATATTTGTCAATTTTGCAAATCGATCATAAGCAAAATCTTTACCCGCGAAACGGGCGGGGAACAGCATTGCCAAGCAGGAAGATGGGACGTGGCAGTTGCGGAAATCGAGAAATTCCTGCAAAGATAAGCGGGAAGTGATCAAGACCTCCAGTTCCACACGGTGGACGGGAGGTTTTTTTGTTTTGCCTCATCCATTGCTTTGTTCTGAAAAAGGTGATACACTTTCGTTAAACGATGATTTAAACACTGTTTAAAAGAATGTTTTCCTCCATTTTTAAAAGGGTGTTTTGCTTCAATTCAGCGCGACCCGGCGCGGATGGGGAAAGACGAATGATCTTACAACAATTCAGGATTAGGAGGGGTTCAATGACACCGCCAGACCAGAGCAATGATACCAAGGAGAAGATTTTGCAGACGACGTTGGATGTTATCGAACGGGAAGGATTCGACAGCGTGACGATTCGCAAGATCGCGTCCCGTTCCGGCACGAACATCGCGCTTGTCAATTATTATTTTGGTTCCAAGGATAAGCTGATCAACGAGGCGATCAAGGGCTTGCTGATCGGCTTCCGCGATACGTTCGATGTGCTGGATGACGTGTCTGTGCCGCCGAAGGAGCGCTTGAAATTATTTTTGGTCCGCTATGTTCAGGTCATTCAGCAATATCCGGAGCTGGTGCTGCACACGATAGCCGCCGGCTCGGCGATGTTCGCGACCCAGCATGAGTATGGGGAATTTTTGCGGGCCACCGGATTTCATAAGCTGCAAAAGGTGTTGAGCGAGATGACGGGGGAGGAACGGCCGGACTTGTTAATGATGATGATTACGCAAATTTTCGGAGCTATTTTTCTCCCCGCATTAATGAAGCCGCTGCTTGAATCCGGGGCCGGAGTCAAGCAAGCTTCTATCGATCGGCAAATCGATTTCTTGTTTGAACGCTATTTTCCAGAACATGGAGAAGCAAAGGAGCGAGGAAAATGAAATTTCTAAGAGATCATTGGCAGGATATGGGGATCGTTGTCGCTTTCTTCGTATGCATCGGGTTGGTGGTCAATGGAGAGCGGATGCCGGAAATCGAGATCATGTTGTGGCTCAGCTTTGTGGCGATATTAGTGCATCAATTCGAAGAATATCGGTGGCCGGGTTATTTCGGAGGGCTGTTTAACGGCGTCATTTTTCGAAGCGAGCATCCGGAGCGCTTCCCGCTGAATACGCAATCTGCCATGATTATCAACCTCGGCATCGCTTATCTGTTTTATCTTCTTCCCGTCTTTGTACCGCATCTTATCTGGCTTGGTCTTGCTCCCGTCTTCATGGGCTTTTTCCAATTTATATGGCATGGCATCTTTGCCAACATCAAAGCCAAAACGATCTACAATCCCGGCTTGGGCGCCGTCCTGCTGCTTCATTTTCCGATCGGCGGCTGGTATATCTATCATATCGTGACCCACAATCTGGCAAGCGCATGGGACTGGGTATTGGGCACGGTTTATTTTGTGATTGCCGTCTATATTTTCATCATCAAGGGGAATATGTGGCTGAAGGACGAACACTCGCCGTATGCGTTTACTCCGAAGCAGCTAGGCCCTTACAACTTGTCCGCAAACACGAAAAACGTAACGCGGTGATCGGGGCTCGCGATTGTTCGCTGCGGATGCCTGCATGACAAGGTCCATCTACTTCAGCCGTTCCATAATTGACGCGGCGTTGATACCTGTGAGATTTTTTTACTTAAATAAGTTAAGCGTTGTAATGATGATCGGCATAGCGAACACATCAATCAGAAAGGCGCCGACAATCGGAACGATCAGATACGCTTTGCGGGAAGGGCCGAAGCGCTCCGTTACCGCAGCCATATTGGCCATCGCATTGGGCGTGGCGCCGAGGCCGTGGCCCGTGAAGCCTGCAACCATTACGGCGGCGTCATAGTTTTTGCCCAGCAACCGGAACAAAATGAAAATACCGAACAGGACGATAAATACGACCTGGACCAGTACGATAACGAGGATCGGAAGCGCCAGATCGGCTACTTCCCACAGCTTGATGCTCATGAGCGCCATGGACAGGAAAATGCCAAGCGTGACGTCGCTAATGAGGTTGATGCTTTTCATATCGATGGCTTGTGGCTTGAATTTATCCACGATGTTGCGGACGATGACGGCGACGAACATGGCTCCGACATAGCCGGGCAGGACGAAGCCGGTTGCCGATGAGAACAGATCTCCCAAATAGGTCCCTAGCGCCATGCAGAAGGTAATGAGCAAGACTTGAATGAAGAAAGTATGAGTCGTAATCGGCTGTGCGTGTTCTTTTACGTCCACAGCGTCCTCAGCGGATTCGGCCGGTTTTAGGTTGTATTTGCCAAGCAGATACTTTACCGTAGGGCCCCCGACCAATCCGCCGGCGATAAGACCGAACGTGGCGGCCGCAATCCCGATGGACAGCGCGGACGGGATTCCCAGCTCTTCAATCGTTTGTCCAAATGCGCTTGCGGCTCCATGTCCGCCTTCCATGGACACGGCTCCGGCCATCATCCCGATCAGGGGATGGATGCCGAATAGGGAAGCGAGGGAGACGCCGATGACGTTTTGCGCCAGAGCGAGGAAGCCGCAGGCAAGCCAGTAGATGACGAGCAGCTTGCCGCCCAGTTTGATAAGCTGGAAGCTGGCGCCCAGGCCTACCGTGGTGAAGAACGTGAGCATGAACAGGCTTTGGAGCGAGGTGTCTAATGTAATAGTAAGCAGGCCCGTCGTCTTCAGAATCGTAGCGATAATGGCGAACAGCAGTCCACCGACCACGGGGGCCGGAATACAAAATCTTTGCAGCACGCCTGTCTTTTTGACAAGGAATGTCCCCAGTACGAGCAGCGCGACGGCCAAAAATATCGTGTTCACTTGATTAAGTGCCAGTGTCATCGTTGTCCCTCCCTAAAATGGTCATAATGGCTTCATTCGTCAAGTAAGCACCTAACTTTACGGTTCTTCCCTGTTCATCTACGGCCGGATTCACTTCGCAAATGTCAAAAGAAAGCGCTTTCGAATGTGATGCTGCCGTACGGATAAGGCTGCGGACGATCATCGGATTCAACCCGAAAGGGGACGGGGCGCTGACTCCCGGCGCGAATGCCGCATTGATCACATCGGTGCACAGGGTAAGCATCACATAATCATGCTGGTCGATAAATTCATGCAAGGCGGATGTAATCTCATCCATCAATCCTTCCTGCATCTCTTCTTCCAAAATATAGCCCGCACCAAGCTCGTCCGCCTTGTCGAACAGCTCCTGCGTATTGCCAAAGCGCTGAATGCCGAGCACAAAATAATGGCTGTTGTGGTCCTGCTCCAATATTTGCCGGAACATCGTTCCCGAGGATGGCTGCCGGTCGTAATCGCGCAAATCGAAATGGGCGTCAATGTTGATGATGCCAAGCGAAGCGTCTGCGCCGATATGTTGGCGGACCCCTAAATAATGCCCATACAAGGTCTCATGGCCTCCGCCTAATATAATGGGAGTGGCCGATGCAGACAGGATGCGGGAGACCGCCTGGCCCAATGCTTCCTGGGCTTCTTCCAGCCGTTCGCCGATGCAGCTTATATTGCCGGCATCGACCAGGCGATGTCCTTCCTCGGCTCTCCAGGGGATGCTTGCGAGCGCTCGCCTAATCGCATTCGGAGCTTGGGCTGCGCCAACTCGGCCTTGATTCCGCCGCACGCCTTCCTCGCATTCAAACCCGATGATGGCGCAAGTCTTGGCACAGGCAGCAGAGGCAGCCTGCCATGTATCCAGATCGATCGGTTCCACGATTTGATGGTAGCGAAAGCTGCTTCTTCTCTCTGCATGATCCGTCCGTCCGGTCCACACATCAGATCCAACCTTGTTTTGCAATTTTCCCATCCTCTCTCTGAGTTCTGATCTGTATTCGGTTGTTTGTATTATTATAAGATGACATTCTTATAATTTAAAATATATAATATTAATAAATTAATAGCCTGGAGCTATAAATTAGAAAGGAAGATGGCGTTGGACATCAAGCAATTGTTTTATTTCGTGACGGTTGCCGATCAGTTGAGCTACTCCAAAGCGGCACAAAAATTGCATATTTCCCAGCCTTCGTTAAGCAACGCCATTAAAAATCTGGAGCAGGAGGTCGGTTCGCCCTTGCTGGAACGAAGCACCCGAAAAATAGAGCTGACGGACGCCGGCAAAGTGCTGTATACCAAATCGCTCCAGCTTCTGTCCCATATGAATATTTTGAAAAAGGAGATGCAGGAAGTAAGGCTAACCGGGAGCGGGGAGCTGATCATCGGCATGATCGAGTCGGTGAGGCATTGGGTTCCGAAGGTGATCCGCGAATATCAAGGCCGGTATCCTTCGATGCGAATCAAGCTGATCGAGGTGTTGAGCCGGAAGGCGGTCATCGATTCCTTGCGGAAATACCATACCCATCTTATCATTACCAATCAGTGCATTGAGGAGGAGGACATCGAATCGCTTCCTTTATACAAGGAGAAGTTGGTGCTTGTGCTGCACCGGGCTCACCCTTTGTCCGCGAAGGAATCCATTACTTTTGCCGAGCTGGCCGAAGAGCCTTTTATTATTAGCATGGAGGGGTTCCAGACGAGGGAGGATATTTTGGAAGCCTTCGCGCTTGAAGAAGCATCCCCGAACATCCAATTTGAAATTGAACGGTTTGAGACTGCTTTGACCTTAGTAAGAGAGAATCTGGGGGTGGCTATCATCCCTGAAAATTATCTGGTTGAACCGAAGGATGTGTCCATTGTCCGGAAAACGATGGATTCGCCTGCGCTGGAACGGACGGTGTATTTGACGTATATGAAAAACCGGTATTTGGCTCCCGCGGTCCAAAGCTTCCTGGAAGACATTCAACGGAGCTTCGCGGCAGACACATAAGCCAACGTCTGACGGACGTTGGCTTGCGGCGCTTGCGATGGAGCAGATCTCTCTAGCGCTGATAAATTTGCCGGTAGCGGGCTGGCGTGATCCGCTCGAATTTTTTGAACGTTTTAATGAAGTAGCTCGGTTCGCTGAAGCCGAGATCGTTGCTGATCTGAGAGACGGACAGATCCGTCGTCTCCAACAGCTGCTTGGCCCATTCCATCTTCAGGCGGGGGATGAACACGGAGAAGTTCTCTCCGGTCTCCTTCGTGAAGATGCGGCTGAAATAGCTCGGACTGACATGGCATAGGGCCGCCATATCGGCGAGCTTCACATTTTCGCTTTTATGCGTATAAATATAATCGAATGCCGGCTGCAGAATCGGGTTGGACGATTCCGTTCTCTGCTGCGTCATGCTGCTGATATGGCTGTCGATCAGCGTGTTTTCCAGCTCGCTTTTCATCGTCTGAATGCTGCGGAACGCCTGATCGGCGAACGAATCGAGGACCGGGTTCGTGCCGGTTAACGCTTGGCGGTACATATCGATGGTCGCGTTTTTATGAATCGCTTCCTCTACAATATAATTGCACAGATGGTACAGCATCTCCGAGATCGTCACCACTTCGTCATAGGACAGGACCGGAAGCGATTCGTATTCCTGCTCCAGGCTGCGGAACTTGGCGTTGGCGATGGCATTGGAGGGGCGCGTCACAATCTGCTCCATCTCCATCGGGTTGTCGCGCAGCTTGACCTGTCCGGCCATGATCGCGCCCATATACTGATTGTGAACGATAATCGGGATCGCGATATCGACAATATTGAAGTGGCAGAGGTAGATATAAGGCTTGTTCAGCCGCACCGCTTCCAGGCCGCCCCGAGCGTCGCATTTTTGGCAGTAGGGCGACAAGGTCTCGTCCTGGCGTATCGCCTGGCAGAAGCTTTGGCAGTGGCTGTGCTTCGTGACCGGCACGCCTTTATAGTCGGTCGTAATAACGGCCATTTTCGTAACGAGAGAGAGCGAGTCCTGCAGCGTCTGCCATTTTTCCATATCGATGATGCTGTCCAGATTAAAACGCGAGGTCATATCACTCATTCTCCTTCCGTACGCCCCGCTCTATTATAGCACATAATAATCGGATAACAGGACAAGATAATACCATTTTCGAACTAGAGGATAAGAAAATACGATGAGATAGCGCTTTATTTTGCAGGAATAGTGCCATGATCTTGTCCCGTGCCGCCACTATAATGGAGATACAAATCATGCAGAGGAGGATTACGCAATGAGAAGAGCGTTTATCAGTCCGGCCAAATATGTACAAGGTGAAAATGAGCTGTTGAATCTGGGATATTTCATCAAGACCTTCGGAGAATCGGCTCTGCTGATTGCCCATGCCGACGATGTGCAGCGCGTCAAGCCGAAGCTTGAACATACAATGAAAACTTATGGAGTGACACTAGTTGAGAGCGGTTTCAACGGGGAGTGCTCCCGCCAGGAAGTGCAGCGGTTGAAGCAACTGGCTGCGGAGCATAACTGTTCCTGTACGATCGGACTGGGCGGAGGCAAGGCGATTGACACTGCCAAATGCGTCGCAGAGGGCGAAGCGCTCATTATCGTGCCGACGATCGCGGCGACGGATGCGCCGACAAGCCATTCCGCCGTGCTGTATACGCCGGAGGGCGAGTTCGACGATTATGCTTATTTCAAGCAAAGCCCGACGGTCGTCATGATCGATACGACGGTCATCGCGAATGCGCCGACGCGCTTCCTGGTCGCCGGGATGGGGGATGCGCTGTCTACCTACTTCGAAGCGAGAGCGACGTCGAATTCGTATTCGCGAGTTAATGCAGGTCTTCCGTGCGGCGAGCAAGAGGGCGTAGGTGCGGCGATAGGCACCCGGGCCGCGCTGGCTCTGGCCAAGCTGTGCTATGAGACTTTGCTGGAGGATGGAGCCAAGGCCAAAGCGGCCTGCGACGCGAATCTGGTGACGCCTGCATTTGAAAATATTGTGGAAACGAATATCCTGCTGTCCGGCCTGGGCTTCGAAAGCGGCGGTCTCGCGGCAGCTCATGCGATCCACAATGGCTTGACGGCACTGGAGGGTACGCATCATTATTATCATGGGGAGAAAGTGGCCTTTACGACGCTCGTGCAATTGGTTCTGGAAAATGCGAGCACCGCGGAAATGAATGAAGTGCTGCAATTCTGCGTCAGCGTAGGCCTGCCGGTCTGTCTGCCCGATATTGGCGTGACGAGCGTGACGGATGAAGAGCTGCGGAATGTGGCGGCCAAAGCCTGCATCGCGGAAGAGTCGATTCATTCGATGCCATTCCCGGTTAATGAAGATATGGTGGTGGCCGCGATTCGCGTCGCGGATCAGATCGGCCAGCAATTTAAGCAAAAGGGTGAATAATCGTGAAGAAGATCATCAATAAGCCGGAGACGCTTGTCCGGGAAATGTGCAGCGGTCTGGTGCTTGCCCATCCGGAACTGGAGTTCATCAGCAAATACAAGATCGTGAAGAAGAGAGAGCTGAACGGGGACAAGGTCACCTTGATCAGCGGCGGGGGAAGCGGCCATGAGCCGGCGCATGCCGGCTTCGTCGGGCAAGGGATGCTCGATGTGGCGGTGTGCGGCGATGTGTTCGCCTCCCCGTCCCAGATTCAGGTCTATCAAGCGATCAAGGCTTCTGCCAGCAAAAAGGGTACGCTGCTCATTATCAAAAATTACAGCGGCGACATTATGAACTTCAAAAATGCGGCCCATCTCGCGGAAGAGGACGGCATTAAGGTCGATTATGTCAAAGTGGACGACGACATCGCGGTGGAGGACAGTCTGTATACGGTCGGCCGCCGAGGCGTGGCCGGAACGGTGCTCGTGCATAAGATCGCCGGCGCCGCCGCCGAAGCGGGCCTAGAATTGGCCGATGTGAAGGCTGTCGCCCAACATGCGATCGACCGCACGAGAAGCATCGGCTTCGCCCTCACTTCTTGCACCGTGCCGGCGAAAGGGACGCCGACGTTCGAGCTGGGCGAGGATGAAATCGAGTACGGCGTCGGCATTCACGGCGAGCCCGGCATTCGCAGGGAGAAGATGCAGTCAGCGGATGAGCTGGCGAAGAAGATGGTGGCGGATTTGTTCCGCGACATGAAGCTGGACGATGGCTCCGCTGATGAGCTTGCGGTGCTGGTGAACGGGTTCGGCGGCTCGCCGCTGCAGGAATTGTATCTGCTGGCGAACGCGGTCGTGCGGGAAATCCGCAGTCGTCGAGTGTCCATCGTCAAGGTCTTCGTCGGGAACTATATGACGAGCATCGATATGGCCGGCGCTTCCGTGTCTCTGATGCGGCTGGATGATCAGTTGAAGAAGTATTTGACGGCGGACTGCGATACGCCGGCGCTGCAGGTCAGCGGACCGTTCGCGCCGCTGTCTGTCCAGGAAGAGGCTGCGGAGACGGCGGAGAAGCAAGCCGTGTCTTATCGCTGCGAGACGGATCCTGCCTATGCGAAAATTGATCGGAATGTGTTCTCGCTGAACAACTTGATCTATCTTACTGATAAAATGAGTGAGATTATTATCGAGAATGAAGTGCCTTTCTGCGAGCTCGATTCGCATGCCGGCGACGGCGACTTCGGCATGAGCGTCGCCAAAGGCTTCAAGCAATTGAAGCGTGAATGGCATGAGATAATGGCGCATCACGCCGGGAATATCGGCGAGTTCTTCCATGCTTGCTCCTTGGTCATTATGGAGCATTGCGGCGGCGCTTCCGGGCCGATCTGGGGGTCGGCGTTCCGGGCGGCCGGGAAATATGCCGGGGACCGCACTGAATTGACGGTTCCGGAATTCGCGGAGATGATGCAGGCGGTGGTCAAGGGGATTCAGGACACCGGTGAACGCTCCTTCGGCCGCGGCGCGGTTGTCGGCGACAAGACGTTGATCGACGCGTTGGCGCCGTTCGCGGACGCCTGGGAGCGGAGCGCCGCAGCGGGCGACGATGTGAAGACCGCTGCGACGGCCGCGGCGGAAGCCGCCGTCCAAGGCGCGAAGCATACGGAGACAATCGTCGCCCGGATGGGCCGGGCGGGCACCGTTGGCGAGCGCAGTCTCGGCTACCCCGACGCCGGCGCTTATGCGCTCGGCGTGATATTCACCGAGCTGGCGCGGGTGATGGAGTAGCACTTGGCCCCTGCAGGTGCAGGTGCAGCGCTGCCGGGCCTCCGGGGGGAAGTGCCCCGTCCGGGGAACCATTGCTGCAAAACTACAGTAATTTACTCCTTTGCTGAAGGAATTCGGCCCAAAAGCTGCACCAGCGCAGCTTTTGGGCCTTTTTTAACCCGTTCGGAGCAAAAGTGGGGAAAATTCCTGCAGATTTGCA contains the following coding sequences:
- a CDS encoding MarR family winged helix-turn-helix transcriptional regulator gives rise to the protein MHDYSIIIDKINQKFEQFKLLVLQETKEVGELDNFHLTPQQELIMFYIIRNEPVIAKDIANHFDISKSAVSQVISKLEEMKMIYRQENSINRRENFIYLGDRGQEFHQLLKKIDDILVEKYYSKVSLTELKNVLDTLNKIVGTKENKGS
- the gltS gene encoding sodium/glutamate symporter, with translation MTLALNQVNTIFLAVALLVLGTFLVKKTGVLQRFCIPAPVVGGLLFAIIATILKTTGLLTITLDTSLQSLFMLTFFTTVGLGASFQLIKLGGKLLVIYWLACGFLALAQNVIGVSLASLFGIHPLIGMMAGAVSMEGGHGAASAFGQTIEELGIPSALSIGIAAATFGLIAGGLVGGPTVKYLLGKYNLKPAESAEDAVDVKEHAQPITTHTFFIQVLLITFCMALGTYLGDLFSSATGFVLPGYVGAMFVAVIVRNIVDKFKPQAIDMKSINLISDVTLGIFLSMALMSIKLWEVADLALPILVIVLVQVVFIVLFGIFILFRLLGKNYDAAVMVAGFTGHGLGATPNAMANMAAVTERFGPSRKAYLIVPIVGAFLIDVFAMPIIITTLNLFK
- the dhaK gene encoding dihydroxyacetone kinase subunit DhaK codes for the protein MKKIINKPETLVREMCSGLVLAHPELEFISKYKIVKKRELNGDKVTLISGGGSGHEPAHAGFVGQGMLDVAVCGDVFASPSQIQVYQAIKASASKKGTLLIIKNYSGDIMNFKNAAHLAEEDGIKVDYVKVDDDIAVEDSLYTVGRRGVAGTVLVHKIAGAAAEAGLELADVKAVAQHAIDRTRSIGFALTSCTVPAKGTPTFELGEDEIEYGVGIHGEPGIRREKMQSADELAKKMVADLFRDMKLDDGSADELAVLVNGFGGSPLQELYLLANAVVREIRSRRVSIVKVFVGNYMTSIDMAGASVSLMRLDDQLKKYLTADCDTPALQVSGPFAPLSVQEEAAETAEKQAVSYRCETDPAYAKIDRNVFSLNNLIYLTDKMSEIIIENEVPFCELDSHAGDGDFGMSVAKGFKQLKREWHEIMAHHAGNIGEFFHACSLVIMEHCGGASGPIWGSAFRAAGKYAGDRTELTVPEFAEMMQAVVKGIQDTGERSFGRGAVVGDKTLIDALAPFADAWERSAAAGDDVKTAATAAAEAAVQGAKHTETIVARMGRAGTVGERSLGYPDAGAYALGVIFTELARVME
- a CDS encoding glycerol dehydrogenase, whose amino-acid sequence is MRRAFISPAKYVQGENELLNLGYFIKTFGESALLIAHADDVQRVKPKLEHTMKTYGVTLVESGFNGECSRQEVQRLKQLAAEHNCSCTIGLGGGKAIDTAKCVAEGEALIIVPTIAATDAPTSHSAVLYTPEGEFDDYAYFKQSPTVVMIDTTVIANAPTRFLVAGMGDALSTYFEARATSNSYSRVNAGLPCGEQEGVGAAIGTRAALALAKLCYETLLEDGAKAKAACDANLVTPAFENIVETNILLSGLGFESGGLAAAHAIHNGLTALEGTHHYYHGEKVAFTTLVQLVLENASTAEMNEVLQFCVSVGLPVCLPDIGVTSVTDEELRNVAAKACIAEESIHSMPFPVNEDMVVAAIRVADQIGQQFKQKGE
- a CDS encoding LysR family transcriptional regulator produces the protein MDIKQLFYFVTVADQLSYSKAAQKLHISQPSLSNAIKNLEQEVGSPLLERSTRKIELTDAGKVLYTKSLQLLSHMNILKKEMQEVRLTGSGELIIGMIESVRHWVPKVIREYQGRYPSMRIKLIEVLSRKAVIDSLRKYHTHLIITNQCIEEEDIESLPLYKEKLVLVLHRAHPLSAKESITFAELAEEPFIISMEGFQTREDILEAFALEEASPNIQFEIERFETALTLVRENLGVAIIPENYLVEPKDVSIVRKTMDSPALERTVYLTYMKNRYLAPAVQSFLEDIQRSFAADT
- a CDS encoding PocR ligand-binding domain-containing protein, with translation MTSRFNLDSIIDMEKWQTLQDSLSLVTKMAVITTDYKGVPVTKHSHCQSFCQAIRQDETLSPYCQKCDARGGLEAVRLNKPYIYLCHFNIVDIAIPIIVHNQYMGAIMAGQVKLRDNPMEMEQIVTRPSNAIANAKFRSLEQEYESLPVLSYDEVVTISEMLYHLCNYIVEEAIHKNATIDMYRQALTGTNPVLDSFADQAFRSIQTMKSELENTLIDSHISSMTQQRTESSNPILQPAFDYIYTHKSENVKLADMAALCHVSPSYFSRIFTKETGENFSVFIPRLKMEWAKQLLETTDLSVSQISNDLGFSEPSYFIKTFKKFERITPARYRQIYQR
- a CDS encoding HXXEE domain-containing protein, whose protein sequence is MKFLRDHWQDMGIVVAFFVCIGLVVNGERMPEIEIMLWLSFVAILVHQFEEYRWPGYFGGLFNGVIFRSEHPERFPLNTQSAMIINLGIAYLFYLLPVFVPHLIWLGLAPVFMGFFQFIWHGIFANIKAKTIYNPGLGAVLLLHFPIGGWYIYHIVTHNLASAWDWVLGTVYFVIAVYIFIIKGNMWLKDEHSPYAFTPKQLGPYNLSANTKNVTR
- a CDS encoding TetR/AcrR family transcriptional regulator, which gives rise to MTPPDQSNDTKEKILQTTLDVIEREGFDSVTIRKIASRSGTNIALVNYYFGSKDKLINEAIKGLLIGFRDTFDVLDDVSVPPKERLKLFLVRYVQVIQQYPELVLHTIAAGSAMFATQHEYGEFLRATGFHKLQKVLSEMTGEERPDLLMMMITQIFGAIFLPALMKPLLESGAGVKQASIDRQIDFLFERYFPEHGEAKERGK
- the hutG gene encoding formimidoylglutamase — its product is MGKLQNKVGSDVWTGRTDHAERRSSFRYHQIVEPIDLDTWQAASAACAKTCAIIGFECEEGVRRNQGRVGAAQAPNAIRRALASIPWRAEEGHRLVDAGNISCIGERLEEAQEALGQAVSRILSASATPIILGGGHETLYGHYLGVRQHIGADASLGIINIDAHFDLRDYDRQPSSGTMFRQILEQDHNSHYFVLGIQRFGNTQELFDKADELGAGYILEEEMQEGLMDEITSALHEFIDQHDYVMLTLCTDVINAAFAPGVSAPSPFGLNPMIVRSLIRTAASHSKALSFDICEVNPAVDEQGRTVKLGAYLTNEAIMTILGRDNDDTGT